The window TAAACGCTACTCGCCGGAGAATCGTAATCGAAGGGCGTTACCAGGGGGTCAATGCCAGTAGCGGTAACCCCGACCAATACAATTTTGTCTTGAAAGGTCTCTACAGGAACCTGTCCCTCAATGACTTCTACGAAAGAATAATGGGGTAAGGTTTGAGCTGACCCCACCCAGTTTAACCATAAGGGCTGATCTAACGTCGGCATGGGCACCAGCGCTTGCACCAAAGAGTATGCTTGTAAGGTCGCCAGGCTCAAAGCATGGGATTGCCCGACGTAAGGAGCCAGACGGCGCACCATACCATCGGGGTCTTGTTGCTGTACCACATGGCCGAATGCCATAGCAGCTTCTTTGAGCGGGGGCACAGGCTCTAGCAACACCCCACTATCGTCATAGGCTTCAGCAAGGACGACACGCCCATAGGCTGCGATCGCATCCGCCAACACCCCGTCATCTGCGCTACTCTCTGACCACAGCAAATTAATGGTGACGACACTGGGGTTGCCCTGAGCCAAAACATCCAGCAGCTCAGCATACTGCTGACGTGGCCAGGGAAATCGCCCCAGTTGCTCTAAGCTATCGTCATCAATGGCGATTAGCACCAGGCGCTCATCCCAAGCATCTTCCCCTCGCAGTCGGAACCAGCTCTGATAGGACGTACGTTCTATTGGAGCCAAGACAGACAGCTTAAAGAGGAGCGCGACAAAACAGGCTGAGGCTACCCCAGGTAAGAGCCGCCAGGCCCAGTTATAAAACCGCCAGGTCATAATCGCGCCGTTGTCCCAAAGGGGTAATCACCGTGATCTGCACCCGCGTCCCCAAAACCGGAAGAAATTCGAGCGTAAATCGCCCATTAGTGTCGACGGTCTGGGGCTCCTCTTCTACCAGCACCAAGTTAACCGGGTCTACCTGGCCAACTAACTGCAATCGACGGTTTCCTCCCTCGATACTCCGGACAATTTCGTAGGTCAGTTCAGGATTATCTTGCAGGGGGGTGGGGGGAGAGGGGGGCTGCCCTGGCACCGTCAAATTTTGAAAGCCCCCCGGAACTTCTACCGTTTGGTCTTGGGCTGAAGTTGCGACCGCACCGGTTAGCGTTGCCACCCCCATCTTGCCATCGGGTTGCACGCTGACTCCAAATTCCGTCCCCCGCACGCTGCTCACCCCAGCTGGAGTCTGGATTTCTAACTCAGAACCCTCATGGGTAAATGAGCGCAACTGCAGACGCACCTGACCTTGAGGCACTTCGAGATGAGTAATGCGGCCATTATCGGGCGCAATATCCATCCTCTGAATGCGCAGGCGGGTATTTTCAGACACGTTGATGAAGCCAACCCCCGTGTCGACCTCTAACCGAGCGGTTGCGGACTGACTTGTGGTGAGGCCATCCCCCACGGATTGCAGGCGATCGCCGACTCGAGCTGTCCGAGAAGTTCGACTATTGCGGAACGTAACGCTCCCAGACATGGATCGCAAAGCCAAATAGCGCTCCACTCTAACTGGGACATTCCGTTGCGCCCAGCCGTTGGCATGTATTCCTAAGAAGACAAATGATGTGAAGAGGGTGATGAGGATCATCCGCCGCCATTGCAGGTAGCGCTTTCCTCGCGTTGAAAAAAGAAACTGAAAATTCATGTAGACTGAGTTCGCGTCATAAAGTAAAGTTGATTTTCTAAATGTAGGCACCAAACCCAAACCTATCAAGCCAGAGGTTCGATTGGCTACAGCTTTATCTAGACAACCCCCCTGCGATCGAAAAATTAATCGAAAGGGGGCCTGCCCTCAAACAGGATCGACCGAAATAGCACTTACTTAAGATCGATGGGCACCAGCCACGCGGCTGCAACCAAGTCTTTCAGCCATTTATAAGGGTTTCAGTCAGCGCCATTCAGGGCTACTGTTTTCTTACCGATAGCGCTGACCCTTATAAAGGTCTGTAGGAGCGTGTCTACGGGATGATGCACATCGATCGCGTTTGTCTACCCCTGCATCTTGGGGTGCTATCCATCAAAGTTTTCCCCTGATAGGCAAAACTCTTGTTCAAAGATACTAGCTACCGATCGAGGCGGAGGCTAAAATTCGCAGCAGCCCCTGTTGACCAATCAAAACTTCCCGCAGCAGCGTAGTAATGCCCACCCAGATAATCGGTGAAATATCTACGCCACCCACAGGAGGCACGACCTTACGAACGGGAACCAATAAAAATTCTGTCGGCCAAATCACAAGGTTGAAGGGCAAGCGATCGCCGTCAGCTTGGGGATACCAAGTCAAAACGATGCGAACAATAAAAAGTAATGTATAAATTCCCAATACTGGGCCAAGGATCCAACTTGCAAGCTGGGCTAGCGTCAACGGGTCGCTCATGGTCAACACACAGTAAACAATTCAATATTCTTAACTTCAGGTCTAATAATTGAGACCCACTTGAAGCGTCGGGAATCAAGCCCAGATCATTATCATACCTGCCTATTCGCCCAGATGAAGAGGCAGGTCCACCCTCAATCGCTTGCATCTAACTACTGAAGTCGCGTTGGGCATCTTCTCAGGAGCGTAACAAAGCGATAGAATCTTAACCATCAATTTAGTCCATCTCTTTAATCTTCAGTACTATGACACCTTCTTTGACCAACTTTTTGCTGAGCCTTGTCGCGGGTGGGATCATCGTTGTTATTCCAGCGGTAACCGCTCTCGTTTTCATCAGCCAGCGGGATAAAATTCGCCGTTCATAGACCATTCACTCAGGATTTCCGCTGGAGTGAGTAGGGATTTTATAGGCAGAAGCTATTCGTTAGTTTCTGCCTTCTCGCTGTGTATAGGCCCGTAGGCACCCAAAAACGCAGGGAATAATAAGATGTGCTGGGTGCTCAATCTAGTGCATGTTCAACTCAGTTTCGAGACCAGCTCTAGCGATGACACAGCGGGTGAAAGTCTGCCTCAACCGATCGCAGCACCATGAACGATGACTCAGAACAGAATCAGGGCATAACAGAGGTTAGGGAATGATGTTGAAGGCTAGAGAGGAACTGCCCAACACGTTGTGATTGAGTTTTCAGTACTGCTGGAAGATCCCTTGGATTTTGGGTAGACAACAACTATCACAAAGGGCCAATACAGATCAGCGAAAGCCGTTCGAAGCCCGCTAGTATATAGCAAACAGCTTTAAGTCATCATATAGACGAGAATCGCGCTAGGTATTGAGCTGTTCGGTATAAAGGTTGGGTTCCCATTTACCCTGGCTGTCCCTATTTTTGCTTACTCCAGCAATACCATTACCTCGCTTCAAGTCTTTATCCTAAGAGGAATCTCCTGTGAACTTCGGTACGCCTGTTCCCTTGCTAATTGGTATCGTTCTAATTATCGGAGCGGTCGCACTCTTCTTTTTGGATAAAATCAAGCCCGGCTATGGGCGCGATTCTGACAAGGTCTACGCCATCCTCTGGCTCGTTTCAGGCGTGTTCCTGCTGGGGCACTTAACCATGGAGCTCCTTGCCTCGTTCCAGCAGTTAATCATGACGGGGATGCTGATTGCCATCACGATTGAGAATATTTTGTCTAGGAAGCCAAGGGACGATCGCTACGCCCCCCAAGCGGCTTCAGATGCCCCCATGAGAGGGGAGCCTTCTTACCGTCCCAGCCGTACCGCTAGCTATGGAAACAGTGCTCGCATGAATGTGCGGGCCGAGTTAGAAAACGAAGGCCCGCCGAGGGGGCGTTTCCCGACTGATCGCCGCGTCTTGAGTGGCCGCGAAGAGCAAGGGGGGCGCCGGTCTTCTTACTATGGGGACGATTATCCTGACCGCTACGGAGATGATCGGGACTATGGAGCACGCCCAAATGGGTCTTCCGATCGCCCCGTCGGACGGTTGGCCCCCGGCAATGATCGGATTCGGCGGCGGCGACCAAAATCAGTTGACAGCCGCTATGGAGATGTCAGTAACGGCGGAGCCTGGGATGAGCCCAGCTCTGGCTACAGTGCGAATTCGGGTGGCTACAGCAGCCATTCTTCCGACCCTGCCCCCAGAAACGGCGCTGAGTCTGATAGCTATGTTGACTATCGTCCGGTTGATTATCCAAGTGATGAGCCTAATACCCCCTCTAACCCAGACTATGGCAACAGATATTAGGGGGCGTTAGCCGCCACGAGACCCCCTTTATCTAATCGGCAGGAAGCGGAGGGCAAGCGGCTGTCTTAACTGGCGGCTGCCTTGCCAGCACGCCCAGGTGATAGAAATGTCATAGAGAGGCCACACATCAGGATTTACCGTTGAGATTTGATGTAATTACGCTGTTTCCCGACTTTTTTGAGTCTCCCTTACGATCTGGTCTATTGGGCAAGGCGCTAGATCGCGGAATTGCCGAGGTCAATCTGGTTAACCCTCGGGACTTTACAACGGATAAGCACCATAGGGTCGATGATGAACCCTATGGGGGAGGGGTAGGCATGCTGATGAAGCCCGAACCCATCTTCGCTGCCGTGGAGTCGCTGCCGAGCTTACCGCAGCGGGAGGTCATACTCCTGACCCCCCAGGGGGAAACCATGACCCAATCCTTATTTCGCTCCTTGGCCACAAACTATGACCAACTGGTTCTAATTTGTGGCCATTATGAGGGCGTAGATGAGCGCGTGCTGCATCTGGTGACACGAGAGGTGTCGTTAGGGGATTTTGTCCTGACCTGTGGAGAGATTCCAGCCTTGACTCTCATCAACGGCGTCGTACGCTTGCGACCAGGCACCGTTGGCAAAGCAGAGTCGCTGAAGTATGAAAGTTTTGAAGCGGGTTTACTGGATTATCCCCAATACACGCGTCCGGCAGTATTTCGTGGTTGGGAAGTCCCTGAGGTATTGCGTTCAGGAAACCATGGGGCGATCGCTCAATGGCGACAAGCAGAACAGCTGAAACGGACTCAGCATAGACGTCCTGACCTTTATCAGGCGTGGATCGCCCAACAGCAATCTCAAACTTCTCAATAAACTCCCGTAATTTTCGGGAACTTCTTCTTTAAAATTTCATCAAGTGATCATGCATCTTCAAGGAATGTGCACAATATCACTGACTTTATGTCCGGATACTCTCACGATTAGCCCATGAATTTACGGATCGGCAATGGCTATGACATTCACCGCTTGGTGACAGGGCGCTCCTTGATTCTGGGGGGCGTCTCTATCGACCACGAAATGGGGTTATTAGGTCATAGCGATGCTGATGTACTGACCCACGCCATTATGGATGCTCTTTTAGGAGCGCTGAGTTTAGGGGACATCGGTCTCCATTTTCCACCCAGCGACCCAAAATGGGCCGGGGCTAATAGCTTACGGCTGTTAGAACAGGTGCACCATATGGTCAGGGATCACCATTGGGCAATCGTCAACATTGACAGCGTGGTGGTGGCAGAGCGACCTAAGCTCAAACCCTACATTGGGACAATGCGAGAGACCTTAGCGCAGGTGTTGAACGTCGCCCCTGAAAAGATAGGGGTGAAAGCAACCACCAACGAAAAGCTCGGCCCAACGGGTCGAGAAGAAGGGATTGCAGCCTACGCAGTGGCTTTGCTGTCCCAGTAATTGATAAAGCGCCAAGGGCCGTCAGTTGACAAGCACGTTCAGCAGCATGCAGAAGGTGTCATAAAGAGCCCAAAATGTCTTGCAAAATACATTTCCATCCATGTTTTTTTAGTTAAGCTAAATTACGTTTTGATGAAGAAATCATGATTTTTGGGATTGCAAGGTCAAGAATACAGGTATTAGGGTATTGGCTCCATTGCCACAGCATCCTAAAGAACCAGTTAGGGCGTTTCACAGGTGGTCAGGTACTTTTGAGGTTTAGCGCATGAGCATCTATCACAGTCACCAGCTAGCATTTGCGGGGGCTGCTCAGCAAGGAGAGATGGCGACTAGCTTGCGGGAAGAACGGACTTATCCTTCCTGGTTTCGGACAATTCCTCCCGAGCGTATTGGGCTGGATGGCCGGTATGACTATTACGGTCTTCAGAAGCGGGTTGAGGCAACTTTTCAAGAGCGTTTTGACCCTCAAACCTTGGCAGGGCTCTCTGTTAACCAGCGAGGTCGCGTGGTGATACTCTATGGTCGGGTTTCTGGAAGAGAGATGCTTCAACGGCTTGTTTCACTCGCGGAGCGGGTTGAAGGCGCTATTCGAGTTGAGGCTGCCTGTCTCACTGTAGACAGTGGGTCTAGCGCAACGGCGGCAAAGTCTGAGGAAGTTTTGCTCAGCTCTGCTGACCTTTGAGTAAGCAGCAGTCAAAGACTTGAAAGCATGAGCGGATAGTCCCGTCTGGCACCCCCCTTTTGAGCCGCGATTTAGGGCTCATCGTTTCAGCTGTAGGGGGATGATCAGGTCCAAAGAGCACTCCGATCTGCCCAGACCTGCCCAGATTTGAGGTGAGGGCTGTCCCGCTCCCGTAAAGATTGCATATTGTCTACCGTGTCATTGCCAGTAAGTGCTCAGCAGGTTCGGCAACAAGCTTTAAGTTTGGGGTTCCATAAGGTCGGCATTGCCCCAGCTAACCCCGATTCTTCTGAATTACAGGCCAGTCATCAAGCACTTCAGCATTGGTTGGCTCAGGGATATCAGGCTGATATGGCTTGGATGTCAAACCCGCGACGTCAGGACATTCATCAGGTCATGGCGGAGGCGCGATCGCTCATCTGTGTGGCGCTGAATTACTACACGCCCCATCAGCATTCCCAAGACCCTCAGCACGGCAAAATCTCTCGCTATGGTTGGGGGCGAGACTATCACCGTGTCATGCAGAAAAAACTTAAGGCCCTCTCAGATTGGCTGCGATCGCTGAGTCCCACCATCGAAACTCGGTTTTATGTGGATACCGGGCCAGTGCAGGACAAGGTTTGGGCCCAGCAGGCAGGCATTGGCTGGATTGCGAAAAATGGCAACGTCATCACCCGTGAATACGGATCCTGGGTATTTTTGGGTGAAGTGCTCACCAACCTCGAGCTAGCTCCAGATTCCCCCCATACCGCCCACTGCGGCACCTGCACCCGCTGTTTGGAGGCTTGCCCAACGGCAGCGATCGTGGCGCCGTTCGTAGTCGATGCGAATCGCTGCATCGCTTACCACACCATTGAGAATCGAGCGGACAGTTTGCCCCCTGAGATTGCCGATCGCCTGTCAGGATGGGTGGCTGGCTGTGATATCTGTCAGGATGTGTGTCCCTGGAATGAGCGATTTGCGCAAGAAACCGATGTGCCTGATTTTCAGCCCTACCCTGACAATGTTGCCCCCTCCCTATCAGCGTTAGCAGAACTCACCGAATCGGAATGGAATCAGCGGTTCCCCGCATCGGCGCTACGTCGCATTAAGCCAGAGATGTGGCGGCGCAATGCCAAAGCGGCCCAGCAGGGAGGACACCCCGCAAAGGAGACGGGCTGACTCATCCGTTCGGGTCGCTACAGTTCTTAACATGGCAGAGGATAGGGCAGGGCGATCGATAGGATAATAATCAGTGCTTCAAAAATTGCTCGCCCAAGGGTGCGATCGCGCGATCGCACAGCGTTAAGACTGGTCTCTCAGAGGAAAAGAACGTTGGTTAGTACAGCCCCATTAAAAACCACCAAGTCAGAAGAAATTTTTGCTGCGGCTCAGCAACTGATGCCCGGAGGCGTAAGCTCTCCTGTCCGTGCTTTCAAATCCGTTGGCGGACAGCCCATCGTGTTTGACCGGGTCAAAGGGGCTTATATATGGGATGTCGATAACAACCAATACATTGACTATGTAGGCACTTGGGGCCCCGCCATTTGCGGCCACGCTCATCCTGAAGTTTTGCAGGCCCTCTCCGCTGCCCTAGAAAAAGGCACTAGCTTCGGTGCGCCTTGCTATTTAGAAAATGTGTTGGCTGAAATGGTCATCAATGCGGTTCCCAGCATTGAAATGGTGCGATTCGTCAACTCCGGAACCGAAGCTTGCATGGCGGTGCTGCGGCTAATGCGCGCCTTTACCGGCCGCGACAAAATCATCAAATTTGAGGGCAATTACCACGGTCACGCCGATATGTTCTTGGTGAAAGCCGGGTCTGGCGTCGCCACCCTGGGCTTGCCTGACTCACCTGGCGTGCCCAAGGCTGCAACCCAAAGCACGCTGACTGCACCCTACAACGACCTGGAAGCCGTCAAGGCTCTGTTTGAAGAGAACCGCGGCGAAGTTGCAGGCGTCATTCTAGAGCCCGTCGTCGGCAATTCTGGTTTCATTACCCCCGATGCCGGATTTTTAGCTGGGCTGCGCGAAATCACCCGCGAACATGATGCCTTGCTGGTCTTTGACGAAGTCATGACCGGCTTCCGCATTTCCTACGGCGGGGCTCAAGAAAAGTTTGGCGTCACCCCCGATCTCACAACCCTCGGTAAAATCATCGGCGGGGGGCTGCCGGTCGGAGCCTATGGCGGTCGCCGCGACATTCTAGAAATGATTGCCCCCGCTGGCCCGGTGTACCAAGCTGGCACCCTATCGGGTAACCCTTTGGCCATGACTGCAGGCATCAAAACCCTAGAAATTCTCCAGCGCCCCGGTGCTTACGAGCAGTTAGAGACCATGACGAAAAAGCTGATTGAGGGTCTGCTAGCTGCCGCTCGGGATACCGGACATGCTGTCTGCGGTGGCAACATCAGCGCCATGTTCGGGATGTTCTTCACCGCAGGGCCGGTGCATAGCTATGAGGACGCCAAGAAGGCTGACACCGAAAAGTTCAACCGTTTCCATCGCGGCATGTTAAAAGCGGGCATTTACCTCGCCCCCTCCCAATATGAGGCTGGTTTCACGTCCTTAGCCCACACCGATGCGGACATTGAGAAGACGATCGCGGCAGCCCGTAAAGTGCTCGCAGATCTGTAACTTGACTCTGCCCCCACGACCAATTCGCACCATCGTCATTAACCATTAGCAAAAAGCGGTAAGGGTATCAGTCTTGCTCCCTTACCGCTTTTTGTTAGTCGCTCGACTGTAAGCGTTGCTGAATAATCCTAAATCTCTCAATATCGACTATCAACTACCGAAGATGATGTCATCACTGCTTGGGAGCAAGCGAGGTGCTCATGCTCCCGAGACATCTCTTCACCAAAAATTCAAACAAATACCCCGCTATCTCCTAGGCACTTGCCAGCCCTTCAGCTACCATCATGATTGCAGGCCTAAGCATAATTACTGAGATTACATCTCGCCTAATTGACCACTTGCCATCACTCACTTTCCCCAATTCTTCACCAGAGCCTTTTCGGTATGCCTGCTGTGAGCTTCAATTTCAGCCCCTTGCCCTTTAGAACTAACCCTACGCCCCCTAGCTGAGCACTCGTTACCCTCTTGGTTAGTCGCACTGTCGAAGCAGTCAGAGATACCCCCTCAAGATGGGGTTATCGAGATCAGAATGCTGCTGGAGTCAGAGGGATTGGCCTGCTCGATGAACACCTTAAAGACTGTGAGGCGTAATCAGCATGTTTGTTCCCAGCTTTAATCTGAGTGACCTGGACGGCAGCAATGGGTTTGTCCTCAACGGCATTAACATCCATGACATTGTCGGCCAATCCGTGAGCGGAGCCGGAGACATCAATGGGGATGGCATTGATGACCTCATCATTGGCGCATCTTTAGCTGACCCGAACGGTCAATATAACGCGGGCGAAAGCTACGTGATATTTGGCGGCAGCGC is drawn from Leptolyngbya sp. SIO1E4 and contains these coding sequences:
- a CDS encoding FecR domain-containing protein, whose protein sequence is MERYLALRSMSGSVTFRNSRTSRTARVGDRLQSVGDGLTTSQSATARLEVDTGVGFINVSENTRLRIQRMDIAPDNGRITHLEVPQGQVRLQLRSFTHEGSELEIQTPAGVSSVRGTEFGVSVQPDGKMGVATLTGAVATSAQDQTVEVPGGFQNLTVPGQPPSPPTPLQDNPELTYEIVRSIEGGNRRLQLVGQVDPVNLVLVEEEPQTVDTNGRFTLEFLPVLGTRVQITVITPLGQRRDYDLAVL
- a CDS encoding YggT family protein; the protein is MTLAQLASWILGPVLGIYTLLFIVRIVLTWYPQADGDRLPFNLVIWPTEFLLVPVRKVVPPVGGVDISPIIWVGITTLLREVLIGQQGLLRILASASIGS
- a CDS encoding photosystem II reaction center X protein; protein product: MTPSLTNFLLSLVAGGIIVVIPAVTALVFISQRDKIRRS
- the trmD gene encoding tRNA (guanosine(37)-N1)-methyltransferase TrmD translates to MRFDVITLFPDFFESPLRSGLLGKALDRGIAEVNLVNPRDFTTDKHHRVDDEPYGGGVGMLMKPEPIFAAVESLPSLPQREVILLTPQGETMTQSLFRSLATNYDQLVLICGHYEGVDERVLHLVTREVSLGDFVLTCGEIPALTLINGVVRLRPGTVGKAESLKYESFEAGLLDYPQYTRPAVFRGWEVPEVLRSGNHGAIAQWRQAEQLKRTQHRRPDLYQAWIAQQQSQTSQ
- a CDS encoding 2-C-methyl-D-erythritol 2,4-cyclodiphosphate synthase, giving the protein MNLRIGNGYDIHRLVTGRSLILGGVSIDHEMGLLGHSDADVLTHAIMDALLGALSLGDIGLHFPPSDPKWAGANSLRLLEQVHHMVRDHHWAIVNIDSVVVAERPKLKPYIGTMRETLAQVLNVAPEKIGVKATTNEKLGPTGREEGIAAYAVALLSQ
- the queG gene encoding tRNA epoxyqueuosine(34) reductase QueG, whose translation is MSTVSLPVSAQQVRQQALSLGFHKVGIAPANPDSSELQASHQALQHWLAQGYQADMAWMSNPRRQDIHQVMAEARSLICVALNYYTPHQHSQDPQHGKISRYGWGRDYHRVMQKKLKALSDWLRSLSPTIETRFYVDTGPVQDKVWAQQAGIGWIAKNGNVITREYGSWVFLGEVLTNLELAPDSPHTAHCGTCTRCLEACPTAAIVAPFVVDANRCIAYHTIENRADSLPPEIADRLSGWVAGCDICQDVCPWNERFAQETDVPDFQPYPDNVAPSLSALAELTESEWNQRFPASALRRIKPEMWRRNAKAAQQGGHPAKETG
- the hemL gene encoding glutamate-1-semialdehyde 2,1-aminomutase, with translation MVSTAPLKTTKSEEIFAAAQQLMPGGVSSPVRAFKSVGGQPIVFDRVKGAYIWDVDNNQYIDYVGTWGPAICGHAHPEVLQALSAALEKGTSFGAPCYLENVLAEMVINAVPSIEMVRFVNSGTEACMAVLRLMRAFTGRDKIIKFEGNYHGHADMFLVKAGSGVATLGLPDSPGVPKAATQSTLTAPYNDLEAVKALFEENRGEVAGVILEPVVGNSGFITPDAGFLAGLREITREHDALLVFDEVMTGFRISYGGAQEKFGVTPDLTTLGKIIGGGLPVGAYGGRRDILEMIAPAGPVYQAGTLSGNPLAMTAGIKTLEILQRPGAYEQLETMTKKLIEGLLAAARDTGHAVCGGNISAMFGMFFTAGPVHSYEDAKKADTEKFNRFHRGMLKAGIYLAPSQYEAGFTSLAHTDADIEKTIAAARKVLADL